The Leucobacter viscericola genome includes a window with the following:
- a CDS encoding glutaredoxin domain-containing protein codes for MSTAQINDFIPAEGTITMFSTEWCSYCKRLKLMLDKTGVGYTEVDIESVDGTEELVKSLNGGDAVVPTVVFPDGTSATNPSLRDVQDRLAA; via the coding sequence ATGAGCACCGCACAGATCAACGACTTCATTCCCGCCGAGGGAACGATCACGATGTTCTCAACCGAGTGGTGCAGCTACTGCAAGCGCCTCAAGCTCATGCTCGACAAAACCGGCGTCGGGTACACCGAGGTCGACATCGAATCTGTTGACGGCACCGAAGAACTCGTGAAGAGCCTCAACGGCGGCGACGCAGTCGTTCCCACGGTGGTATTTCCCGATGGCACGTCAGCCACTAATCCCTCGCTGCGCGACGTGCAGGATCGCCTCGCTGCTTAA
- a CDS encoding AI-2E family transporter, producing MEEHNSESKPGVPEITADELPLGVRVAAAWSWRLIIIGLAFAGFLWLIVQVRIIVIPLLIAILLTALLNPVVHWFERRGAPRWLGVIIALAVFIASVWILVTLIVTQLRSGFSDLAQRSEEVWWEFLHWIEGSSFGFSADQLDGFVAQIMKTVEGHQGEIWSGALGVATTAGQVITGSLLTLFSLIFMLIDGKRIWYWVLGFLPAKAHAPVDAAGISGWISVGQYVRVQIFVAFVDAVGIGVGAALLGVPLPIPIGILVFLGSFIPFLGAISTGLLAAFVALIYNGPVNALVMLGVVILVNQIEGHVLQPLVMGSAVKVHPLGVVLAVSTGALVAGIPGALFAVPLAAAANSIVNVLVSKEWAHGTDPVADYHRSAKIHQKAKHRARIVSRLQRKGGNS from the coding sequence GTGGAAGAACACAACAGCGAGAGCAAACCCGGGGTGCCGGAGATTACTGCCGATGAACTGCCGCTTGGCGTTCGTGTGGCGGCTGCCTGGTCATGGCGCCTGATTATTATTGGTCTTGCCTTCGCGGGGTTCTTGTGGCTTATCGTGCAGGTGCGGATCATCGTGATCCCCCTGCTCATCGCAATCCTGCTGACGGCGCTGCTCAACCCGGTCGTGCACTGGTTCGAGCGACGCGGAGCGCCACGCTGGCTTGGCGTCATCATCGCCCTCGCGGTGTTTATTGCGTCGGTGTGGATTCTCGTCACCCTCATCGTGACGCAGCTGCGAAGCGGATTCTCCGATCTCGCGCAGCGCTCCGAAGAGGTGTGGTGGGAGTTTCTGCACTGGATTGAAGGAAGCTCCTTCGGGTTTTCCGCGGATCAGCTCGATGGGTTTGTCGCTCAGATCATGAAGACGGTCGAGGGTCACCAGGGCGAGATCTGGAGCGGCGCGCTCGGTGTTGCCACCACCGCAGGGCAGGTCATCACCGGCAGCCTGCTGACGCTGTTTTCGCTCATCTTCATGCTGATTGACGGCAAGCGCATCTGGTACTGGGTGCTCGGCTTCCTGCCTGCCAAGGCGCACGCCCCAGTTGACGCGGCAGGCATTTCTGGCTGGATCTCAGTCGGGCAGTACGTGCGCGTGCAGATCTTTGTTGCGTTTGTCGACGCAGTCGGCATCGGCGTTGGCGCCGCGCTGCTTGGCGTGCCGCTTCCGATCCCGATCGGTATTTTGGTGTTCCTCGGATCCTTCATCCCGTTCCTCGGTGCGATCTCGACCGGCCTGCTAGCCGCGTTTGTCGCCCTGATCTACAACGGGCCGGTGAACGCGCTCGTGATGCTGGGTGTTGTGATCCTCGTCAACCAGATCGAGGGGCACGTGCTGCAGCCGCTCGTCATGGGCAGCGCCGTGAAGGTGCACCCGCTGGGTGTTGTGCTCGCGGTATCAACCGGTGCGCTGGTGGCCGGGATCCCGGGTGCGCTGTTTGCAGTGCCGCTCGCGGCGGCCGCCAACTCGATCGTCAATGTTTTGGTGAGTAAAGAGTGGGCCCACGGAACAGATCCGGTTGCCGACTACCATCGAAGCGCAAAAATTCACCAAAAAGCTAAACATCGAGCTCGCATCGTCTCGCGCCTGCAGCGCAAGGGAGGAAACTCATGA
- the greA gene encoding transcription elongation factor GreA produces the protein MAEPTQTWLTQEAYDRLKGELDQLTGFGRKDIAARIEAAREEGDLKENGGYHAAKDEQGKMEARIRDLEELLKHVVIGEAPKAQGVVEIGTVVTAELFGDEERFLLGSRELADGSDLDVYSAESPLGAAILGLKIGENASYKAPNGNEIAVKILAVDTYTR, from the coding sequence ATGGCCGAACCCACGCAGACCTGGCTGACGCAAGAAGCTTACGACCGACTTAAGGGTGAGCTTGATCAACTGACGGGGTTTGGTCGAAAAGACATCGCTGCCCGCATCGAAGCGGCGCGCGAAGAGGGCGACCTGAAAGAGAATGGCGGTTACCACGCCGCTAAAGACGAGCAGGGCAAGATGGAGGCGCGGATCCGCGATCTCGAAGAGCTACTGAAGCACGTTGTCATCGGTGAGGCACCGAAGGCGCAGGGTGTTGTTGAGATCGGCACCGTCGTTACCGCAGAGCTGTTCGGCGATGAAGAGCGCTTCCTGCTCGGCAGCCGCGAGCTCGCCGACGGCTCAGACCTCGACGTCTACAGCGCCGAGAGCCCGCTGGGAGCCGCGATCCTCGGCCTCAAGATTGGCGAGAACGCGAGCTACAAGGCCCCCAACGGCAACGAGATCGCGGTTAAGATTCTCGCCGTCGACACCTACACACGCTGA
- a CDS encoding aldehyde dehydrogenase family protein, whose amino-acid sequence MSATMTTRIPGIVSGLRQGFQQGVTRPETWRREQLRRLRTLLVDRGSEFERALFEDLGKSGTESQLTEIGFLVSEIDHVLAHLSKWMRPRRVGVPLAALPASAKIVPEPLGVALIIAPWNYPLMLALSPMIGALAAGNAVVVKPSELAPATSSLIARTVPDALDRRAVAVVEGGVEETTALLEVPFDHIFYTGSGRVGRVVARAAAEHLTPITLELGGKSPVYVDETVSLADAARRIAWGKYMNAGQTCVAPDYVLGKAEVLRQLRPLLADAIHELYGSASDRNPDYGRIVNDAQFERLTGYLADGEVVVGGRHDAATRFIEPTVLTGVDRESAVMRDEIFGPILPLVEVRDLDDALNFVTSRDKPLAAYVFSGDGAVRRRWERETSSGALNFDVPVLHLVAPELPFGGVGASGMGAYHGERSFTVFSHEKAVLSKPLMPETLAASIMPPYTPAKDGLVRRWLGKLL is encoded by the coding sequence ATGAGTGCGACGATGACTACGCGGATTCCCGGGATTGTAAGCGGACTGCGACAGGGATTTCAGCAGGGGGTGACTCGCCCCGAGACCTGGCGCAGAGAACAGTTGCGCCGACTGCGGACGCTGCTGGTGGATCGCGGATCAGAGTTTGAGCGAGCGCTGTTTGAGGATCTCGGAAAGTCGGGCACCGAATCTCAACTCACGGAGATCGGGTTTCTTGTCTCCGAAATCGACCATGTGCTCGCTCACCTCTCGAAGTGGATGCGGCCGCGTCGGGTAGGGGTGCCGCTCGCGGCGCTCCCGGCGTCCGCGAAGATCGTTCCTGAGCCGCTCGGTGTCGCTCTCATCATCGCTCCGTGGAACTACCCGCTGATGCTCGCGCTCTCACCCATGATCGGTGCGCTTGCTGCCGGGAACGCGGTAGTGGTGAAACCGAGCGAGCTTGCCCCCGCGACATCTTCACTGATCGCTCGTACCGTTCCGGACGCCCTGGACCGGAGAGCGGTGGCCGTGGTTGAGGGCGGGGTTGAAGAAACGACCGCTCTGCTTGAGGTGCCCTTCGATCACATTTTCTACACCGGTAGCGGCCGGGTTGGCCGAGTCGTGGCGCGAGCCGCCGCAGAACACCTGACCCCGATTACGCTTGAACTCGGCGGCAAGTCACCCGTCTACGTTGACGAGACGGTTTCCCTCGCAGATGCTGCGCGTCGCATCGCCTGGGGCAAATACATGAACGCTGGGCAGACCTGCGTAGCCCCCGACTATGTGCTCGGTAAGGCCGAGGTGCTGCGTCAGTTGCGTCCCCTGCTGGCGGATGCGATCCACGAGCTCTACGGAAGCGCGAGTGACCGCAATCCCGACTATGGGCGCATCGTTAACGATGCGCAGTTTGAGCGATTGACCGGTTACCTCGCTGACGGTGAAGTGGTTGTTGGTGGTCGCCATGACGCGGCGACTCGATTTATCGAGCCCACCGTGCTAACAGGGGTCGACCGAGAATCCGCCGTCATGCGCGACGAAATCTTTGGCCCGATCCTGCCCCTGGTTGAAGTTCGGGATCTTGACGACGCTCTGAACTTCGTGACGAGTCGCGACAAACCACTCGCCGCCTATGTGTTCTCGGGCGACGGGGCAGTGCGTCGCCGCTGGGAGCGAGAAACCAGTTCGGGCGCGCTGAACTTCGACGTTCCCGTGCTGCATTTGGTGGCCCCTGAGCTGCCGTTTGGTGGTGTCGGCGCGAGTGGCATGGGTGCCTACCACGGCGAGCGTTCCTTCACCGTGTTCAGCCATGAGAAAGCGGTGCTCTCGAAGCCGCTCATGCCAGAGACACTCGCCGCGTCCATCATGCCGCCCTACACGCCCGCGAAAGACGGGCTCGTGAGGCGTTGGCTGGGCAAGCTGCTGTAG
- the recQ gene encoding DNA helicase RecQ, with the protein MAGGEWGSDPGSGAFDDVERWPGEAWGAPPPDLVVTGAGAVSIPNPAVAAAGGASAHLGRDPLQVLSEVFGYDSFRGEQEAVVRHVVAGGDAVVLMPTGGGKSMCFQIPSLIREGTGIVLSPLVALMHDQVAALRLAGVNAAALNSSMSMEDRREVERAYAAGELEMLYLAPERLAAPGTVELLNRGRIALFAIDEAHCVSQWGHDFRPDYLRLGALAEHWPDVPRIALTATATPETHREITERLHLGNAQHFVASFDRPNIRYRIESKQNARAQLIDFVRGSHSGEAGIVYALSRKRVEQTAAALCAAGVDAVAYHAGLPASQRLEAQTRFLREDGVVVVATIAFGMGIDKPDVRFVAHIDLPKSVEGYYQETGRAGRDGLPSETWLAYGLADVVQQRQMIESGDGDAATRANQTRHLNQMLALCEGVECRRVFLLRYFGETGVAACGNCDVCLNPPHLWDATIPAQMLLSTVIRTQRERSRTYAAGQHIDVLRGVASERVTQMRLDELSTWGIGKDWSIAQWRGLVRHMLAVGLLEAQGEWGVLAPTEAAKPVLRGETEVHMREEVVVRAGRSGRAVRGSSSSGSGAGAKRSAAAADLTSEQAEVFERLRVWRSEEAKRQGVPGYVVFSDATLAALSAHLPSDDAGLLAISGIGDVKLERYGAAVLEVLRG; encoded by the coding sequence ATGGCGGGTGGTGAGTGGGGTTCCGATCCAGGATCCGGTGCGTTCGATGACGTCGAACGCTGGCCCGGTGAAGCCTGGGGTGCGCCGCCTCCTGACCTAGTTGTGACCGGGGCAGGGGCTGTCTCGATCCCGAATCCCGCCGTTGCCGCTGCTGGTGGCGCTTCTGCGCATCTAGGGCGAGACCCCCTCCAGGTGCTGTCTGAGGTGTTTGGGTACGACAGCTTCCGCGGTGAGCAGGAGGCCGTGGTTCGGCACGTCGTCGCTGGAGGCGACGCGGTGGTGCTGATGCCCACGGGCGGCGGCAAGTCGATGTGTTTTCAGATCCCCTCGCTGATTCGGGAGGGGACGGGCATCGTGCTCTCCCCGCTTGTCGCGCTGATGCACGATCAGGTTGCCGCGCTGCGGCTCGCGGGGGTGAACGCGGCGGCCCTGAACTCCTCAATGAGCATGGAGGATCGGCGCGAGGTCGAACGAGCGTATGCCGCGGGTGAGCTGGAGATGCTCTATCTCGCCCCTGAGCGGCTGGCAGCTCCGGGCACTGTCGAACTACTGAATCGTGGGCGCATTGCGCTCTTTGCCATTGACGAGGCGCACTGTGTGTCGCAGTGGGGCCACGATTTTCGGCCCGACTACCTGCGGCTCGGAGCGCTCGCCGAACACTGGCCGGACGTGCCGAGGATCGCGCTCACGGCGACGGCGACTCCCGAGACACACCGCGAGATTACCGAGCGGCTGCACCTCGGCAACGCGCAGCACTTTGTTGCGAGTTTTGATCGCCCGAATATTCGTTACCGCATCGAATCGAAGCAGAACGCGCGTGCCCAGCTGATCGACTTTGTGAGAGGTTCGCACTCGGGCGAGGCCGGAATTGTGTACGCGCTCAGCCGCAAGCGGGTCGAGCAGACCGCTGCCGCCCTGTGCGCCGCGGGCGTTGACGCGGTTGCGTATCACGCAGGGTTGCCTGCGTCGCAGCGCCTCGAAGCGCAGACCCGCTTCTTGCGCGAAGACGGGGTCGTTGTGGTGGCCACGATTGCCTTTGGTATGGGGATCGATAAACCCGACGTTCGTTTTGTTGCGCACATCGACCTGCCGAAGTCGGTCGAGGGCTACTACCAAGAGACGGGTCGCGCCGGCCGAGACGGGCTGCCTTCCGAAACCTGGCTCGCATACGGCCTTGCCGATGTGGTGCAGCAGCGGCAGATGATCGAGTCGGGGGACGGTGACGCCGCGACCCGTGCGAATCAGACGCGGCATCTCAACCAGATGCTTGCACTCTGCGAGGGTGTTGAGTGTCGGCGCGTGTTTTTGCTGCGCTACTTCGGTGAGACCGGAGTGGCGGCCTGCGGCAACTGCGACGTGTGTCTGAACCCGCCGCACCTCTGGGACGCAACAATCCCGGCGCAAATGCTGCTCTCAACAGTTATTCGCACTCAGCGCGAGCGATCCCGCACGTACGCTGCTGGTCAGCACATCGATGTGCTGCGCGGTGTGGCGTCCGAGCGCGTGACACAAATGCGGCTCGACGAGCTTTCGACGTGGGGCATCGGTAAAGACTGGTCGATTGCGCAGTGGCGCGGACTGGTGCGGCACATGCTCGCAGTCGGCTTACTTGAGGCGCAAGGTGAGTGGGGTGTGCTCGCACCGACTGAAGCCGCGAAGCCCGTGCTGCGGGGTGAGACCGAGGTGCACATGCGTGAAGAGGTGGTTGTGCGGGCCGGGCGCAGCGGGCGTGCGGTGCGCGGTTCTTCGAGTTCAGGATCTGGCGCTGGTGCGAAGCGGTCAGCCGCGGCGGCCGATCTCACCTCCGAACAGGCCGAGGTGTTTGAGCGCCTGCGCGTCTGGCGCTCGGAGGAGGCGAAACGGCAGGGAGTTCCCGGCTACGTTGTCTTCAGTGACGCGACGCTCGCGGCGCTCTCAGCTCATCTGCCCAGCGACGACGCGGGACTGCTCGCGATTTCTGGCATCGGAGACGTGAAGCTGGAACGTTACGGTGCAGCAGTACTTGAGGTATTGCGGGGGTAG
- a CDS encoding inorganic phosphate transporter translates to MELTIVVLLVIVLALFFDFTNGFHDTANAMATPIATGALKPKTAVLLAAILNLVGAFLSTEVAKTISGGLINEGSGGVLITPEMIFAGLIGAIVWNLVTWLYGLPSSSSHALFGGLIGAAIVGAGFSAINGGVFLSKIIIPALAAPLTAGLVAFTATKVAYAITKRNDGKKDGRGRFRHAQIASSSLIALAHGTNDAQKTMGVITLTLVAANLQDANTGPHLWVIITCALAIAIGTYTGGWRIIRTLGAGLTQVKPAQGFAAETSTAATILASTHLGFALSTTQVASGSVIGSGLGRRGSSVRWRTVGRIVSGWLFTLPAAGAVGAVAALIAHLGMVGVIIDSILGFGFILFIFWRSSRNKVDASNAIAVPDVAESGYAVRIRKSKIKRVKTETGTLPPLTTVAQTAAREDVAAREAEREAALEESAAKSDAGAESDTKGETR, encoded by the coding sequence GTGGAACTCACCATCGTCGTGCTGCTGGTCATTGTGCTGGCACTCTTTTTTGACTTCACTAATGGCTTTCACGACACCGCAAACGCGATGGCAACGCCCATCGCAACCGGTGCGCTGAAGCCAAAGACCGCGGTGTTACTCGCCGCAATTTTGAACCTGGTAGGTGCATTCCTCTCAACCGAGGTCGCAAAGACGATCTCAGGGGGCCTCATTAACGAGGGCTCCGGCGGAGTGCTTATCACTCCCGAGATGATTTTTGCGGGCCTTATCGGGGCCATTGTTTGGAACCTGGTGACCTGGCTTTACGGGTTGCCCTCAAGCTCTTCACACGCCCTCTTCGGTGGGTTGATCGGTGCCGCGATCGTTGGCGCGGGGTTCTCTGCGATCAACGGCGGGGTGTTCCTCTCGAAGATCATCATCCCTGCCCTTGCGGCACCGCTGACAGCCGGACTCGTTGCGTTTACCGCGACCAAGGTGGCCTATGCAATCACCAAGCGCAACGATGGCAAAAAAGACGGGCGAGGCCGCTTTAGGCACGCTCAGATCGCCTCATCGTCGCTGATTGCCCTCGCTCACGGCACCAATGACGCGCAGAAGACGATGGGTGTTATTACGCTCACGCTCGTCGCGGCCAATCTGCAGGACGCGAACACCGGCCCGCACCTCTGGGTCATCATCACCTGTGCACTCGCGATCGCTATCGGTACCTACACGGGTGGCTGGCGCATTATCCGCACGCTCGGCGCAGGCCTCACGCAGGTGAAGCCGGCACAGGGTTTTGCGGCCGAGACCAGTACCGCGGCCACGATCCTCGCTTCGACCCACCTCGGGTTTGCGCTGTCGACCACGCAGGTTGCTTCAGGATCGGTGATTGGCTCAGGGCTCGGGCGACGTGGTTCCAGCGTTCGCTGGCGCACTGTTGGCCGCATCGTTTCGGGGTGGCTCTTCACGCTTCCCGCGGCCGGCGCTGTTGGCGCTGTAGCGGCTCTCATCGCGCACCTGGGAATGGTCGGTGTGATCATTGACTCGATACTCGGGTTCGGGTTCATCCTGTTCATCTTCTGGCGCTCAAGCCGCAACAAGGTTGATGCGTCAAACGCCATCGCTGTGCCAGACGTTGCTGAATCTGGTTACGCCGTGCGGATCCGCAAGTCAAAGATTAAGCGAGTGAAAACAGAGACTGGCACCCTGCCTCCGCTCACCACTGTGGCGCAGACGGCGGCTCGAGAAGACGTTGCTGCGCGCGAAGCGGAGCGAGAGGCGGCGCTCGAAGAGAGTGCCGCGAAGTCCGACGCAGGCGCTGAGAGCGATACGAAGGGGGAGACCCGATGA
- the ilvA gene encoding threonine ammonia-lyase: protein MIQTSAPALEDFERALKKVHEITQRTPLESSRFLADVLGVPQVYLKCENLQRTGAYKLRGAYNHLSQLSDEQKARGVVAASAGNHAQGVAFAARELGIKATIFTPLGVALPKLQATRNYGAEVILHGNTFNETNEAAQAFVRETGAHFVPPFDDEAVIEGQGTVALEMFAEAPDIETLVVPIGGGGLIAGVAVVAKLIAAREGRPMRVIGVQAENAAAYPDSLRMGEPVTITTKPTIADGIAVARPGELNFEIIRDYVDEVVTVSDDDIARAIVLLLERAKLVVEPAGASGVAAMLAGKIEATGVTATILSGGNIDPLLLQRVIGHGLAAAARYLKLRILLPDIPGQLVRTATIVAENNANVVEVIHTRHATELPISEVELELHIETRGPEHGDAVVQALRDAGYSVRVGEKY from the coding sequence ATGATCCAAACCTCCGCTCCCGCCCTCGAAGACTTCGAGCGTGCGCTGAAAAAGGTGCACGAGATTACGCAGCGTACGCCGCTGGAATCCTCACGCTTCCTCGCCGATGTGCTCGGGGTGCCGCAGGTCTACCTCAAGTGCGAGAACCTGCAGCGCACCGGGGCCTACAAGCTTCGTGGTGCCTACAACCACCTGTCGCAGCTGAGTGATGAGCAGAAGGCACGCGGTGTTGTCGCTGCCTCCGCGGGCAACCACGCCCAGGGTGTGGCGTTTGCGGCACGAGAGCTCGGCATCAAAGCTACGATCTTCACGCCCCTGGGTGTTGCACTGCCGAAGCTGCAGGCAACACGCAACTACGGCGCCGAGGTGATTCTGCACGGTAACACCTTCAACGAGACCAACGAGGCCGCGCAGGCGTTTGTGCGTGAGACCGGGGCGCACTTTGTGCCCCCGTTTGACGATGAAGCTGTGATCGAGGGGCAGGGCACTGTCGCGCTCGAGATGTTCGCCGAGGCTCCCGACATCGAGACCCTCGTGGTTCCGATCGGTGGCGGTGGGCTGATCGCCGGCGTTGCTGTGGTGGCGAAGCTTATTGCCGCCCGTGAGGGGCGCCCGATGCGGGTTATCGGGGTGCAGGCAGAAAACGCAGCCGCCTACCCAGACTCGCTACGCATGGGTGAACCGGTCACCATCACCACGAAGCCCACGATCGCCGACGGCATCGCGGTGGCTCGACCGGGCGAACTGAACTTTGAGATTATTCGCGACTACGTAGACGAGGTTGTTACGGTCAGCGACGACGACATCGCACGTGCGATCGTGCTGTTGCTTGAGCGCGCGAAACTCGTTGTTGAGCCAGCGGGAGCTTCCGGCGTCGCGGCGATGCTCGCTGGCAAGATCGAGGCCACCGGTGTAACCGCGACGATCCTCTCCGGCGGCAACATCGACCCGCTGCTGCTGCAGCGGGTCATCGGACACGGCCTCGCGGCTGCTGCTCGTTACCTCAAACTGCGAATCCTGCTGCCTGATATTCCAGGCCAGCTTGTGCGCACCGCGACCATCGTGGCCGAGAACAACGCAAACGTGGTCGAGGTGATCCACACGCGGCACGCGACAGAGCTGCCAATCAGTGAGGTTGAGCTGGAGCTGCACATTGAGACCCGCGGGCCTGAACACGGCGATGCCGTTGTGCAGGCGCTGCGAGACGCCGGGTATTCAGTGCGTGTCGGCGAGAAGTACTAG
- a CDS encoding DUF4307 domain-containing protein — protein sequence MSQAASPAAPPLDTDATAADASVSASGATTQTLEDRYGRGKKRRVDRRFAWIAGVTLVVGGLAFLVFSGWESSNQVQAQDIVFKKTGEFSGTMKFEVTAPPNTPVACVVEALNTSKAPVGWSVVELPVSEKRITTVNAPVRTVGPATAAYAKECWVVERSK from the coding sequence GTGTCACAGGCCGCCTCCCCGGCAGCGCCCCCACTCGACACTGACGCGACCGCAGCTGACGCTTCGGTTTCTGCGTCGGGCGCGACCACTCAAACCCTCGAAGATCGTTACGGTCGCGGCAAAAAACGCCGTGTGGATCGCCGTTTCGCTTGGATCGCCGGCGTCACACTCGTCGTTGGTGGCCTTGCTTTTTTGGTCTTTAGCGGTTGGGAAAGCTCGAACCAGGTTCAGGCGCAAGACATCGTGTTCAAAAAGACCGGCGAGTTTTCGGGCACGATGAAGTTTGAGGTCACGGCTCCGCCGAACACTCCCGTCGCCTGCGTCGTTGAGGCGCTCAATACTTCAAAGGCACCCGTCGGTTGGAGCGTCGTAGAGCTACCGGTGAGCGAAAAACGCATCACCACGGTCAACGCGCCCGTGCGCACGGTTGGCCCTGCAACCGCCGCCTACGCAAAAGAATGCTGGGTCGTCGAGCGCTCCAAGTAG
- a CDS encoding ribbon-helix-helix domain-containing protein produces the protein MKISVSLKEDELATLDRFVKESGLPSRSAGLQHAIRLLNGPKLELAYATAWNEWSASEDDELWEQTTTDGLPSAAR, from the coding sequence ATGAAAATCAGCGTTAGTCTCAAGGAGGACGAACTCGCGACACTTGATAGGTTCGTGAAAGAGTCCGGGCTACCTTCTCGCTCGGCAGGACTGCAGCACGCGATCCGACTCTTGAACGGCCCCAAACTCGAGCTCGCCTATGCCACCGCCTGGAACGAGTGGAGCGCCAGCGAGGACGATGAACTTTGGGAACAGACGACTACCGACGGGCTTCCAAGTGCAGCGCGGTGA
- a CDS encoding SRPBCC domain-containing protein produces MNPNLDLAVERVIRAPRAAVWDAWTRPDLFAQWWIPQPYLCRVESFTPKAGGGFVTSMSENGKEFGPHMDAAFLVVDRHERLVFTNAVDSKLRPASPAPVAVTGEVTLSDHPDGTLYRIVARHGTSEALEQHNELGLFEGWTFVTEQLAKLVEV; encoded by the coding sequence ATGAATCCCAACCTCGATCTCGCCGTTGAACGCGTCATTCGCGCACCCCGCGCCGCCGTATGGGACGCGTGGACCAGGCCTGACCTGTTCGCACAGTGGTGGATCCCCCAACCCTACCTGTGCCGAGTCGAGTCGTTCACGCCGAAAGCCGGGGGCGGATTCGTCACCTCAATGAGCGAGAACGGGAAAGAGTTCGGCCCGCACATGGATGCCGCGTTCCTCGTGGTCGACCGGCACGAGCGTCTGGTGTTCACAAACGCGGTGGACAGCAAGTTGCGCCCTGCGTCACCGGCTCCGGTTGCAGTGACCGGTGAGGTTACCCTCTCGGATCACCCTGATGGCACCCTGTACCGAATCGTTGCGCGACACGGCACCTCTGAAGCGCTTGAACAGCACAATGAACTCGGCTTGTTCGAGGGGTGGACCTTCGTCACGGAGCAGCTTGCCAAGCTCGTCGAGGTATGA
- a CDS encoding type II toxin-antitoxin system PemK/MazF family toxin has protein sequence MQRGEIRFVNFDPSLGSEANKRRPAVIVSNDHANTIAERLGRGVLTVVPLTTNTARVFPFHVFLEASETGLTQDSKAQAEQLRSVSIERIGKPVGKISTAQMYELDEALRLHLGL, from the coding sequence GTGCAGCGCGGTGAAATTCGCTTCGTAAATTTCGACCCCTCACTTGGATCCGAAGCGAATAAACGACGGCCCGCTGTCATCGTCAGCAACGATCACGCAAACACAATTGCGGAACGTCTGGGCCGCGGAGTTCTCACTGTAGTCCCGCTCACAACAAACACCGCGCGAGTTTTTCCGTTCCACGTTTTTCTTGAGGCGAGCGAAACAGGTCTCACTCAAGATTCAAAGGCTCAGGCCGAGCAGCTACGCTCAGTGTCGATCGAGCGAATCGGAAAACCCGTCGGCAAGATTTCAACCGCTCAAATGTACGAGCTTGACGAGGCACTTCGCCTCCACCTGGGTTTGTAA
- the mca gene encoding mycothiol conjugate amidase Mca, which yields MTLRLIAVHAHPDDESSKGAATYAHYLDVGVEVLIVSCTGGERGDVLNELVSRDPKSRRDLAGLRRDEMSRARDIIGFEHRWLGYQDSGLPDEGDPVPPGSFADIPAEVSAEALVRIVREFRPHVMITYNEQGGYPHPDHIRCHEVSKIAWDVSGDAESYPDAGEPWAIKKLYYEEIFNAERMESVYQWLLQHEPESPLIEQFAEMREWMSRRPNRSTAKIDVGRFFERRDEALRAHASQVAPDSSFFFWPNELQRQAWPFEDYRLAASRVATSEFEADLFQGIEEKTA from the coding sequence ATGACGCTCAGGTTGATCGCGGTGCATGCGCACCCCGATGACGAGTCCAGCAAGGGTGCCGCGACATACGCGCACTACCTCGACGTTGGTGTTGAGGTGCTCATCGTGAGCTGCACGGGTGGCGAGCGCGGGGACGTCTTGAACGAGTTGGTCTCCCGCGACCCCAAGAGCCGTCGTGACCTTGCCGGTTTGCGCCGCGATGAAATGTCGCGAGCGCGCGACATCATTGGTTTTGAGCATCGGTGGCTCGGCTACCAGGACTCGGGGCTGCCAGACGAGGGCGATCCGGTGCCCCCTGGCTCGTTCGCAGATATTCCCGCTGAGGTGTCGGCGGAGGCACTCGTGCGGATCGTGCGCGAGTTTCGTCCGCACGTCATGATCACGTACAACGAGCAGGGTGGCTACCCTCACCCTGACCACATTCGTTGCCACGAGGTCAGCAAGATTGCCTGGGACGTCTCTGGTGACGCGGAGAGCTACCCCGACGCGGGCGAACCGTGGGCTATTAAGAAGCTCTACTACGAAGAGATCTTTAACGCTGAGCGCATGGAGTCGGTGTACCAGTGGCTGCTGCAGCACGAGCCGGAGTCACCGCTGATCGAACAGTTCGCTGAGATGCGCGAGTGGATGTCTCGCCGCCCGAACCGCAGCACCGCCAAGATCGATGTCGGTCGTTTCTTCGAGCGTCGAGACGAGGCGCTGCGGGCACACGCGAGCCAGGTGGCCCCAGACAGCTCGTTCTTCTTCTGGCCAAACGAGCTGCAGCGCCAGGCCTGGCCGTTTGAGGATTACCGACTCGCGGCCTCGCGAGTTGCGACGAGCGAGTTTGAAGCAGATCTGTTTCAGGGGATTGAGGAGAAGACCGCGTGA